From the genome of Vigna angularis cultivar LongXiaoDou No.4 chromosome 11, ASM1680809v1, whole genome shotgun sequence, one region includes:
- the LOC108332275 gene encoding protein LOW PHOTOSYNTHETIC EFFICIENCY 1, chloroplastic, producing the protein MISTWPFKVNNWVVPRFELSHSGISDPNRRRRVKLGFVFKVSYCVKVSAFQCTRGYGTVVFSGHSKLDLGCGFLLGCDEPKFGVILKQNKSHIGDLAPPLGWALEDEGVVSELVVEKIDSNGEPINGESESIKCLHMAQVQDSDCEPKMGVGDNSKEGGKEESDGKVDVRALALRLQTAKTVDDVEEILVDKMDLPHQVFSTIISSFGKEKRMDSALILFEWMKKRKIETNGSFGPNLFIYNGVLGVVKQSGQFAEMEAILNEMAKDGISYNVVTYNTLMAIYIEKGNCERALNVLEEIRRNGFTLSPVSYSQALLAYRRMEDCNGALSFFVELRENYHRGEIGEDGDGEDWEKEFVKLENFTIRVCYQVMRCWLVSCDNLSNKVLKFLVDMDNAGIPLTRADLERLVWACTREDHYIVVKELYTRIRQRYDKISLSVCNHTIWLMGKAKKWWAALEIYEDLLDKGPKPNNLSYELVVSHFNFLLNAAKRKGIWRWGVRLLNKMEEKGLKPGSKEWNAVLVACSKASETTAAVQIFKRMVENGEKPTMISYGALLSALEKGKLYDDALRVWNHMVKVGVEPNAYTYTIMASIYTAQANFNRVDAIIQEMVTKGIEVTVVTYNAIITGCARNGISSAAYEWFHRMKVQNITPNEITYEMLIEALANDGKPRLAYQLYTRAKKEGLTLSSKAYDAVVHSSQVNGATTELGLLGPRPADKKKKVQIRKTLTEFYNLAGVPRRSKPFDTGEIYRSQTQETP; encoded by the coding sequence ATGATTAGCACTTGGCCCTTTAAAGTTAACAACTGGGTGGTCCCTCGCTTTGAATTAAGCCATTCCGGTATTTCTGATCCGAACAGGAGAAGAAGGGTGAAACTGGGTTTTGTTTTTAAGGTTTCTTATTGTGTAAAGGTTAGTGCTTTTCAATGTACAAGAGGGTATGGGACTGTGGTGTTTTCTGGACACTCAAAATTGGATTTGGGATGTGGGTTTTTGTTGGGATGCGATGAACCCAAATTTGGTGTTATTTTAAAGCAAAACAAGAGTCATATTGGGGACTTGGCTCCACCCTTGGGGTGGGCATTGGAGGATGAAGGTGTTGTGAGTGAATTGGTTGTGGAGAAGATTGATTCTAATGGTGAACCTATTAACGGTGAGTCGGAGAGTATAAAGTGTTTGCATATGGCTCAAGTCCAGGACAGTGACTGTGAACCAAAAATGGGCGTTGGTGACAATAGCAAGGAAGGtggaaaagaagagagtgaTGGTAAGGTTGATGTTAGAGCACTAGCCTTGAGACTGCAGACTGCGAAGACAGTGGATGATGTGGAGGAGATTCTTGTAGACAAGATGGACTTGCCACACCAGGTGTTTTCGACGATAATCAGCAGTTTTggtaaagaaaagagaatggaTTCTGCTTTGATTCTTTTTGAATggatgaagaagagaaagataGAAACTAATGGTTCTTTTGGGCCTAACCTTTTTATATATAACGGTGTATTAGGTGTCGTCAAACAATCTGGACAATTTGCAGAAATGGAAGCCATTTTGAATGAAATGGCTAAAGATGGAATCTCCTATAATGTGGTGACATATAACACCTTGATGGCAATTTACATTGAGAAAGGAAACTGTGAAAGAGCTCTCAACGTGCTTGAGGAGATCCGTAGAAATGGCTTTACCCTGTCTCCGGTATCCTATTCTCAAGCCTTGTTGGCATACCGGAGGATGGAAGATTGCAATGGAGCTCTAAGTTTCTTTGTTGAGTTAAGAGAAAATTACCATCGAGGTGAAATAGGAGAAGATGGCGAtggagaagattgggagaaagaATTTGTGAAGCTTGAGAATTTCACAATCCGTGTTTGCTATCAAGTAATGCGCTGTTGGCTTGTGAGTTGTGATAACTTGAGCAACAAGGTGTTGAAGTTTCTTGTTGATATGGACAATGCTGGGATTCCACTGACGCGGGCTGATCTTGAGCGGCTTGTGTGGGCTTGTACTCGTGAAGATCACTACATTGTTGTTAAAGAGCTGTACACCCGGATTAGACAAAGGTATGATAAAATCAGCTTGTCTGTCTGCAACCATACAATTTGGTTGATGGGGAAAGCAAAGAAATGGTGGGCTGCTTTGGAGATATATGAAGATTTATTGGACAAAGGGCCAAAACCAAATAACTTGTCATACGAACTCGTAGTCTCTCACTTCAATTTTCTTCTCAATGCTGCCAAGAGAAAAGGAATTTGGAGATGGGGTGTTAGGTTGTTGAACAAGATGGAGGAGAAAGGCCTAAAACCTGGAAGTAAGGAATGGAATGCAGTTCTTGTGGCCTGTTCTAAGGCTTCGGAAACTACTGCAGCAGTGCAAATATTCAAGAGAATGGTGGAAAATGGTGAAAAGCCCACTATGATATCATATGGGGCTTTATTGAGTGCTCTTGAAAAGGGAAAACTCTATGATGATGCTCTCCGTGTGTGGAACCATATGGTCAAGGTTGGGGTTGAACCAAATGCATATACCTACACAATTATGGCTTCTATTTATACTGCACAGGCAAATTTTAATAGAGTTGATGCCATCATTCAGGAGATGGTAACCAAAGGAATTGAGGTAACAGTGGTGACATACAATGCCATAATCACTGGCTGTGCTCGTAATGGTATTAGCAGTGCAGCATATGAATGGTTTCATAGAATGAAAGTTCAGAACATCACCCCCAATGAGATAACTTATGAAATGCTGATTGAGGCCCTTGCAAATGATGGAAAACCAAGGCTGGCATATCAGTTATATACGAGAGCCAAGAAGGAAGGCCTTACCCTCTCTTCTAAAGCTTATGATGCAGTTGTGCATTCCTCTCAGGTTAATGGTGCAACCACTGAATTAGGTCTTTTAGGACCTCGGCCTGCtgataaaaagaagaaagtgcAAATTAGAAAAACATTGACTGAATTCTACAATCTGGCTGGTGTTCCCAGGAGAAGTAAACCGTTTGATACAGGTGAAATTTATCGCTCACAGACACAAGAAACTCCATAA
- the LOC108334450 gene encoding succinate dehydrogenase [ubiquinone] iron-sulfur subunit 2, mitochondrial has protein sequence MAATGLLKRAAQRVPSSPAFKLAFIRAHASEAQAQQVEPKARDTTSLKTFQIYRWNPENPSKPELKDYQINLKECGPMVLDALIKIKNEIDPTLTFRRSCREGICGSCAMNIDGCNGLACLTKIPSASTASTITPLPHMFVIKDLVVDMTNFYNQYKSIEPWLKRKNPPPVPGKEILQSKRDREKLDGMYECILCACCSTSCPSYWWNPESYLGPAALLHANRWISDSRDEYTKERLDAINDEFKLYRCHTILNCARACPKGLNPGKQISHIKSLQPKT, from the exons ATGGCGGCGACGGGGTTGCTGAAGAGAGCGGCGCAGCGGGTGCCGTCTTCGCCGGCGTTCAAGCTGGCATTCATCCGGGCCCATGCGTCGGAGGCCCAGGCCCAGCAGGTGGAGCCGAAGGCCCGCGACACGACCTCCCTGAAGACCTTCCAAATCTACCGGTGGAACCCTGAGAACCCGTCGAAACCGGAGCTGAAGGACTACCAGATCAACCTGAAGGAGTGCGGGCCCATGGTCCTGGACGCGCTCATCAAGATAAAAAACGAGATCGATCCCACCCTCACCTTCCGCCGCTCCTGTCGCGAGGGGATCTGCGGCTCCTGCGCCATGAACATTGACGGCTGCAACGGCCTCGCTTGTCTCACCAAGATTCCGTCCGCATCGACGGCCTCCACCATAACGCCGTTGCCGCACATGTTCGTGATCAAGGACCTGGTCGTGGACATGACCAACTTCTACAACCAGTACAAGAGCATCGAGCCCTGGCTCAAGCGGAAGAATCCGCCGCCGGTGCCAGGGAAGGAGATCCTGCAGAGCAAGAGGGACCGCGAAAAGCTCGACGGGATGTACGAGTGCATTCTGTGCGCCTGCTGTAGCACATCCTGCCCTAGCTACTGGTGGAACCCCGAGTCATATCTCGGACCCGCTGCCTTGCTCCACGCTAACAG GTGGATAAGCGACAGTCGTGATGAATACACTAAAGAGAGATTGGATGCCATTAATGACGAATTCAAGCTCTATCGTTGTCACACCATATTGAACTGTGCTCGTGCCTGCCCAAAGGGGTTGAACCCAGGAAAGCAAATCTCACATATCAAGTCACTTCAGCCTAAAACCTAA
- the LOC108333108 gene encoding uncharacterized protein LOC108333108, translated as MAHSIIRKCLKPASPNFMAALSVPLIGRRLTTVAAADEEPTQSSSQSSFTFSSDGDKVYVKGPSGKWKSSSSVTMPMSFMTGSIVGKRFYKDVKTREADDGNGWTVMLDYRTLKTPSKRPLKLPTLPLAKAIAAEWEYQLTDGIRPFTMPLMRLACTALERVPLTRSKIIENLMKKFNQDLVFCRAPDDNELTTYVHDRQVEKIDPLLHWVETEFGFKPVVYSSFFGGKQEDGLVTVIENLLKKTDDCELATIDAIAASAHSLIIAIGMVHGKLQIEEAIELIRLEEDSQVDRWGLVEGGHDVDIADLRVQISSAIVFLGLSRSI; from the exons atggcTCATTCGATCATAAGAAAATGCTTAAAACCAGCTAGTCCCAATTTCATGGCGGCACTCTCCGTTCCCCTGATTGGGCGGCGGCTGACGACGGTGGCAGCAGCGGATGAGGAGCCAACACAGTCGTCATCACAGTCCTCGTTCACGTTCTCTTCAGATGGGGACAAGGTGTACGTGAAGGGGCCATCGGGGAAGTGGAAGTCATCGTCGTCAGTTACGATGCCGATGTCGTTCATGACGGGGTCGATCGTGGGGAAGCGGTTTTACAAGGACGTGAAGACTCGAGAAGCCGATGACGGGAACGGATGGACGGTGATGCTCGATTACAGAACCCTAAAGACACCTTCCAAGAGACCCCTCAAGCTTCCAACCCTTCCTCTTGCCAAAGCCATTGCTGCTGAATGGGAATATCAG CTAACAGATGGCATAAGACCCTTCACAATGCCTCTCATGAGACTTGCTTGCACTGCCCTGGAAAGAGTTCCCCTCACAAGGAGCAAAATTATTGagaatttgatgaagaaattTAATCAAGATTTAGTATTTTGTCGTGCACCTGATGACAATGAGCTGACAACCTATGTGCATG ATCGTCAGGTGGAGAAAATTGATCCATTGCTTCACTGGGTGGAGACAGAATTTGGCTTTAAGCCTGTTGTTTACTCCAGCTTTTTTGGTGGAAAGCAAGAAGATGGTCTTGTAACAGTTATTGAGAACCTTCTAAAGAAAACAGATGATTGCGAATTGGCAACAATTGATGCTATAGCAGCATCAGCACATTCATTAATTATTGCCATTGGAATGGTGCACGGGAAATTGCAAATCGAGGAAGCTATTGAACTTATTAGACTTGAAGAAGATTCTCAG GTGGACAGGTGGGGCCTCGTAGAAGGTGGCCATGATGTGGATATTGCTGATCTAAGAGTGCAGATTTCATCAGCAATTGTATTTCTTGGTTTGTCAAGAAGCATATAG